One stretch of Geoalkalibacter ferrihydriticus DSM 17813 DNA includes these proteins:
- a CDS encoding pyridoxal phosphate-dependent aminotransferase codes for MRNNIVHIGAGELTYEIRAIVDIAEKLNKLGIKTNMENIGDPVAKGEKIPAWMKKIVADLAMQDCSYGYCATKGLLETRQFLAEMTNARGKTQITAEDIIFFNGLGDAIQKVYGLLRREARVIGPSPTYSTHSSGEAAHAGQRPVTYRLDPDNNWYPDLDDLRLSVKYNPAISGILIINPDNPTGAVYPERILKEIVGIAREYDLFIICDEIYHNLVYNGESTKPLSDLIGEVPAIAMKGISKELPWPGSRCGWIEVYNAERDPMFKRYIQSILDSKMVEVCSTTLPQKAIPPILSHPEYSKYLDLRRARYERHSNIAYDILKEVPGIQVNRTNGAFYMSVAFKPDQLTSKQSLPIANPEVKELVEHLVNQPGISLDKRFVYYLLAATGICVVPLSSFCTPERGFRITLLELDEKEFTAIFRTIAATITEYLNS; via the coding sequence ATGCGTAACAACATCGTGCACATCGGTGCAGGCGAATTGACCTACGAAATACGCGCCATTGTTGACATTGCCGAAAAGCTCAATAAGCTCGGCATTAAGACCAATATGGAAAATATCGGCGACCCGGTGGCCAAGGGGGAAAAGATTCCGGCCTGGATGAAAAAAATTGTTGCCGACCTGGCCATGCAGGATTGTTCTTACGGCTACTGCGCCACCAAGGGGCTACTCGAAACGCGCCAGTTTCTTGCCGAGATGACCAATGCTCGCGGCAAGACCCAGATTACCGCAGAAGACATCATTTTTTTCAACGGATTGGGCGATGCCATCCAGAAAGTCTACGGGCTACTACGGCGTGAGGCGCGCGTTATCGGCCCCTCCCCTACGTATTCAACCCACTCCTCGGGCGAGGCGGCTCACGCCGGACAACGCCCCGTGACCTATCGCCTGGATCCCGACAACAACTGGTATCCCGACCTCGATGATCTGCGTCTTTCGGTCAAATATAACCCCGCCATCAGCGGCATTCTCATCATTAATCCCGACAATCCCACCGGCGCGGTCTATCCCGAGCGCATCCTCAAGGAAATCGTGGGTATTGCCAGGGAATACGACCTGTTTATCATCTGCGACGAGATCTATCACAACCTGGTCTATAACGGTGAATCGACCAAGCCGCTTTCTGATCTAATCGGCGAGGTGCCTGCCATCGCCATGAAGGGCATCAGCAAGGAGCTGCCCTGGCCGGGATCGCGCTGTGGCTGGATCGAGGTGTACAACGCTGAACGCGATCCCATGTTTAAGCGCTATATCCAGAGTATCCTTGATTCGAAGATGGTGGAGGTCTGCTCGACCACCCTGCCCCAAAAGGCGATACCGCCTATTCTGAGCCACCCGGAATATTCCAAGTACCTGGATTTGCGCAGGGCCCGCTACGAGCGCCACTCCAACATCGCCTACGACATCCTCAAAGAGGTGCCGGGCATTCAGGTCAATCGCACCAACGGCGCCTTTTACATGAGCGTGGCGTTCAAGCCCGATCAGTTGACCTCTAAGCAGAGTCTACCCATCGCCAACCCCGAGGTGAAGGAGCTGGTGGAGCATCTGGTGAATCAGCCGGGAATCTCCCTCGACAAGCGCTTTGTCTATTACCTGCTGGCCGCGACAGGCATTTGCGTAGTACCGCTGTCCTCCTTCTGTACCCCGGAGAGAGGTTTTCGCATCACCCTGCTCGAGCTTGACGAAAAGGAATTTACTGCTATTTTCAGAACCATTGCGGCAACGATTACTGAGTATCTTAATTCCTGA